The following proteins come from a genomic window of Clupea harengus chromosome 22, Ch_v2.0.2, whole genome shotgun sequence:
- the LOC105889465 gene encoding phospholipid scramblase 1-like isoform X2 translates to MCRVALEVQSPPGNPIGYVKQNWHPYIPKFTIQDEKRNSVLKIIGPFCDCKCFSDVNFEIKSLDETSVVGRISKQWSGYGNEMFTDADNFGVQFPMDMDVKMKATILGACFLIDFVFFEHSKQQDHH, encoded by the exons ATGTGCAGAGTTGCT CTGGAAGTTCAGTCCCCTCCAGGAAATCCTATTGGATACGTCAAACAGAATTGGCACCCATATATTCCCAAGTTCACCATTCAGGATGAGAAAAGAAATTCTGTGctgaaaatcattggccctttCTGTGACTGCAAGTGCTTCTCAGACGTGAACTTTGAG ATCAAATCACTGGACGAGACCTCAGTCGTTGGTCGTATTTCTAAACAATGGTCTGGCTATGGGAACGAGATGTTTACAGATGCAGACAACTTTGGGGTGCAGTTTCCAATGGATATGGATGTGAAGATGAAGGCCACCATACTGGGAGCTTGTTTTCTCATT GACTTTGTGTTTTTTGAACATTCAAAGCAGCAAGATCATCATTAG
- the LOC105889490 gene encoding phospholipid scramblase 2-like, giving the protein MNSTANSEQQGVPVSAPFPSQPAAYSINLPPGAVYPSPPYGQVPMPPGYIPFQMPLHMPPQVPPQYPPQMPMPILERAPGCPPGLEYLTQIDQLLVHQQMELMEVMMGWETNNKYLVKNSLGQQVFFAVEENDCFSLQCCGPMRSFVINIQDNMGQTVMSLIRPLKCSACCCPCCLQEVIRRASIRLQLDWRDIEQC; this is encoded by the exons ATGAACTCTACTGCAAACTCAGAGCAGCAGGGTGTGCCTGTTAGTGCACCCTTCCCATCTCAGCCCGCAG CTTACTCAATCAACCTTCCGCCTGGTGCTGTCTACCCTTCACCTCCATACGGTCAAGTCCCTATGCCACCAG GGTATATTCCATTTCAAATGCCACTTCACATGCCACCTCAGGTGCCCCCACAGTATCCTCCCCAGATGCCAATGCCTATTCTTGAAAGAGCACCAGGCTGCCCACCAGGGTTGGAGTATCTCACCCAA ATTGACCAGCTTCTTGTTCATCAGCAGATGGAGCTGATGGAAG TGATGATGGGATGGGAAACCAATAACAAGTATTTGGTGAAGAACAGTCTGGGACAGCAGGTGTTTTTTGCTGTGGAGGAAAACGACTGCTTCAGCCTGCAGTGTTGTGGACCCATGCGATCATTCGTCATCAACATCCAGGACAACATGGGCCAGACCGTGATGTCTTTGATAAGACCACTCAAATGCAGTGCCTGCTGCTGTCCCTGTTGCCTCCAAGAGGTAATCCGACGTGCTTCCATACGTTTGCAATTGGACTGGCGTGACATCGAACAGTGCTAG
- the LOC105889465 gene encoding phospholipid scramblase 1-like isoform X1: protein MCRVALEVQSPPGNPIGYVKQNWHPYIPKFTIQDEKRNSVLKIIGPFCDCKCFSDVNFEIKSLDETSVVGRISKQWSGYGNEMFTDADNFGVQFPMDMDVKMKATILGACFLIVSLYQFIITAEFITDQEENMFPFSREVT, encoded by the exons ATGTGCAGAGTTGCT CTGGAAGTTCAGTCCCCTCCAGGAAATCCTATTGGATACGTCAAACAGAATTGGCACCCATATATTCCCAAGTTCACCATTCAGGATGAGAAAAGAAATTCTGTGctgaaaatcattggccctttCTGTGACTGCAAGTGCTTCTCAGACGTGAACTTTGAG ATCAAATCACTGGACGAGACCTCAGTCGTTGGTCGTATTTCTAAACAATGGTCTGGCTATGGGAACGAGATGTTTACAGATGCAGACAACTTTGGGGTGCAGTTTCCAATGGATATGGATGTGAAGATGAAGGCCACCATACTGGGAGCTTGTTTTCTCATTGTAAGTCTTTATCAGTTTATCATTACTGCAGAGTTTATCACTGATCAAGAAGAAAATATGTTTCCATTTTCAAGGGAAGTAACTTAA